In Nematostella vectensis chromosome 11, jaNemVect1.1, whole genome shotgun sequence, a genomic segment contains:
- the LOC5518471 gene encoding D(2) dopamine receptor A — MASPTIPGSTSNDWFHNLTVTNNTATGSPPFNHFELPLSLMASFVVVGNSLVCTLYCHYRKLRTITNTFVVSLAVSDVLVAIVFVPCFLMMSYVPEIGLIVPYVIGYILFAYMFNFCGVTYDRYQAIVHPLSYHAKMTRRTVNKILILVWTIPMVITLVPAFWYSQPPNIKKLANQINQGLLVFSITAISVIICMAYCKMFRETRHQIQKMAELRLESLSRQSSLGAGKHRRKRQLNISVEVKAAKVFAVLITTFAICWFPLIFINIIEAIGYVQKVPQALKDISLFTLVGNSFLDPLIYSLYKTDFRNAVRKFCCCWKPPNQQYSTNGVESSYITRVDSSLELTPPQEQCCSGRRIEEQNV, encoded by the coding sequence ATGGCAAGTCCAACTATCCCCGGTTCCACAAGCAATGATTGGTTTCACAATCTAACGGTGACAAATAATACAGCGACTGGCTCGCCGCCATTTAATCACTTTGAGCTACCTCTCAGTCTGATGGCAAGCTTCGTAGTGGTGGGGAATTCACTCGTCTGTACGCTCTACTGTCACTATCGCAAACTCCGTACAATAACTAACACATTTGTGGTGAGTTTGGCGGTATCGGACGTTCTCGTTGCTATCGTGTTCGTTCCATGTTTTCTCATGATGAGTTACGTGCCTGAAATTGGTTTAATCGTTCCATATGTTATTGGGTATATTCTGTTCGCGTATATGTTCAACTTCTGTGGAGTTACGTACGACCGTTACCAGGCCATAGTACACCCTCTCAGCTATCACGCGAAAATGACCCGTCGAACAGTGAATAAGATCCTGATTCTGGTGTGGACGATCCCTATGGTTATAACACTCGTACCTGCATTCTGGTACTCACAGCCTCCAAATATTAAGAAACTCGCGAACCAAATCAACCAAGGACTTTTGGTTTTTTCCATCACTGCTATTTCTGTAATTATTTGCATGGCTTATTGTAAAATGTTTCGCGAGACAAGACATCAAATCCAAAAAATGGCCGAGCTAAGATTGGAAAGCCTTAGCAGACAGTCTTCACTTGGAGCAGGAAAACACAGAAGAAAACGACAGTTAAACATCTCCGTCGAAGTCAAAGCTGCCAAAGTATTTGCTGTTTTAATAACGACATTCGCAATTTGCTGGTTCCCACTTATTTTCATCAACATTATTGAAGCGATAGGATATGTGCAAAAAGTTCCACAGGCGCTTAAAGATATCTCACTTTTTACCCTAGTGGGGAATTCATTTCTTGACCCTCTTATTTATTCACTGTACAAAACGGATTTCCGTAATGCCGTGAGAAAGTTCTGCTGCTGTTGGAAACCACCGAATCAACAATACAGTACAAATGGCGTGGAATCTAGTTACATTACTCGCGTAGATTCAAGTCTCGAGCTCACTCCTCCCCAGGAGCAATGTTGTTCTGGTCGGCGAATTGAAGAACAAAATGTTTGA